A DNA window from Maribellus comscasis contains the following coding sequences:
- the ltrA gene encoding group II intron reverse transcriptase/maturase gives MISLLQSRTQPIEKEAVWSAFKKVKTNGGSAGVDGFTIEMVESKARKYLYPVWNRLSSGSYYPQPVKQVPIPKLDGTERLLGIPTVCDRVAQMVIRDELEPIVEPTFHGSSFGYRPKRSARQAVQQCKENCMKYDWVIDLDIKGFFDNIDHELLMKAVKHHTQKKHILLYVERFLKADVQLPDGSIQKNTHKGTPQGGVISPLLANIYMDIVFDRWMDKYYPENPFEGYADDVVIHCQNFKEVLRLLENLKRRLKQCKLEAHKEKTKIVYCKRNQKKHPPFEVKYRTFDFLGFTFKTRRTRGK, from the coding sequence ATGATTAGTTTACTACAATCAAGGACTCAACCGATAGAAAAGGAAGCGGTTTGGTCTGCGTTTAAGAAAGTTAAAACCAACGGGGGGAGTGCCGGAGTTGATGGTTTTACCATTGAAATGGTTGAATCCAAGGCCCGGAAGTATTTGTACCCGGTTTGGAACCGTCTTTCTTCGGGCAGCTACTATCCGCAACCCGTAAAACAAGTACCCATCCCTAAGCTGGACGGCACAGAACGTTTGCTGGGGATACCCACGGTATGCGACCGTGTAGCGCAAATGGTGATACGCGACGAATTGGAGCCGATTGTTGAGCCAACGTTTCATGGGAGTAGTTTTGGCTATCGCCCGAAACGCAGTGCACGCCAGGCAGTACAGCAATGCAAGGAAAATTGCATGAAGTACGACTGGGTGATTGACCTTGACATCAAAGGATTCTTCGATAATATCGACCATGAGCTACTTATGAAAGCAGTTAAGCATCATACGCAGAAGAAACATATCCTGTTGTATGTAGAGCGTTTTTTGAAAGCTGATGTGCAATTGCCCGATGGCAGTATTCAAAAGAATACGCATAAAGGCACGCCACAGGGCGGGGTAATCAGCCCGTTATTGGCAAATATCTATATGGATATTGTGTTCGATAGGTGGATGGATAAATACTATCCGGAAAACCCGTTCGAAGGCTATGCCGATGATGTGGTTATTCATTGCCAAAACTTCAAGGAGGTGCTCCGTTTATTGGAGAACCTGAAACGAAGATTAAAGCAATGCAAGCTTGAAGCCCACAAAGAGAAAACGAAGATAGTTTACTGCAAGCGCAACCAGAAGAAGCACCCACCCTTTGAAGTGAAGTACCGCACTTTTGATTTTTTAGGATTTACCTTTAAAACGAGGCGTACACGAGGGAAATAG
- a CDS encoding aldo/keto reductase translates to MKKNDLTRRTFIKTTGAVSAGVILSPISACSSSPFDSKGLPTTLLGKTGVRIPIMILGLGSRFMAVREAKGLEILETALNKGLYYWDTAAIYKNDEQYSEERIGKILAPIRDKIFLSTKVSERNADDAKRTVETSLKRLNTDYIDLYQIHSVLNEEEVRRFGDKDGVLPVLKKFQEEGVIRHIGFTGHTSASAMKLAAELYDFDTMLIAMNHQQNGSQPFEEQPVPYAAGKEMGVLAMKVIRPRETVNGLSPDDLVKYALSLKGVTAAVVGTDSVDVLNKNIDTIKNFEPLSDERMKELHVALDPFYKSNKLPWMQAGYFDGMHIA, encoded by the coding sequence ATGAAAAAGAATGATTTAACACGACGTACCTTTATAAAAACCACCGGAGCAGTGTCTGCCGGTGTTATTTTATCGCCAATATCAGCTTGTTCAAGCTCGCCTTTCGATTCCAAGGGGTTACCAACAACTCTTCTGGGGAAAACAGGAGTTCGGATTCCAATTATGATTTTAGGCCTGGGGAGCCGTTTTATGGCCGTCAGGGAAGCCAAAGGTTTGGAAATACTGGAAACTGCTTTGAACAAAGGACTGTATTACTGGGACACTGCTGCTATCTACAAAAACGACGAACAATACAGCGAAGAGAGAATCGGGAAAATTTTAGCACCCATTCGTGATAAAATTTTTCTGTCAACCAAAGTAAGTGAACGAAATGCCGACGACGCCAAACGAACCGTAGAAACCAGTTTAAAAAGATTAAACACCGACTACATCGATTTATACCAAATTCACAGCGTTTTGAACGAAGAGGAAGTGCGCAGGTTTGGCGATAAAGATGGTGTTCTGCCGGTTCTAAAGAAATTTCAGGAAGAAGGAGTAATTCGTCATATTGGATTTACGGGACACACCTCGGCCAGTGCGATGAAACTGGCAGCCGAATTGTATGATTTCGACACGATGCTGATTGCCATGAACCACCAGCAAAACGGAAGCCAGCCTTTTGAAGAGCAACCGGTTCCGTACGCTGCAGGTAAAGAGATGGGCGTTCTGGCAATGAAAGTTATTCGCCCTCGCGAAACAGTAAACGGGCTTTCACCTGACGATCTGGTAAAATATGCACTGAGTTTAAAAGGTGTTACTGCCGCAGTTGTCGGTACCGACAGCGTTGACGTGCTCAACAAAAACATTGATACTATCAAAAATTTTGAGCCATTGAGCGACGAACGAATGAAAGAATTGCACGTGGCACTCGACCCGTTTTATAAAAGCAATAAATTACCATGGATGCAAGCCGGGTATTTTGACGGTATGCACATTGCATAA
- a CDS encoding Fic family protein yields MIDSREKQIIEFIQKVRECSSKEIFDEINLSVSYATLKRVLTKLISSNYISTKGQGKGTKYFISPAYQVIHPIDIDKYYEKEIDERQIKEGFNFQIINDVLSKHSMFTDNELQKLNKLQEIFKSNISQLTEKEYKKEFERLAIDLSWKSSQIEGNTYSLLETEKLLKEKETAAGKTKEEAVMLLNHKDALDFIIETPDYLYPLSVSIIEDIHSLLVKELDVERNLRHRRVGISGTNYRPLDNQFQISEALQDSCDLINEKANVFEKALLALVLISYIQPFMDGNKRTARIVSNAILMNEKYCPLSFRTVDSIDYKKAMLLFYEQNNISNFKEIFINQFEFAVNTYF; encoded by the coding sequence ATGATTGATTCAAGAGAAAAACAAATAATCGAATTCATCCAAAAAGTTAGAGAATGCTCATCAAAAGAAATTTTTGATGAAATAAATTTATCTGTAAGCTATGCTACTCTAAAAAGAGTATTGACAAAATTAATTTCTTCAAACTATATTTCAACAAAAGGACAAGGAAAAGGAACTAAATATTTTATTTCTCCGGCTTATCAAGTAATTCACCCCATTGATATTGATAAGTATTATGAAAAAGAGATTGATGAAAGACAAATTAAAGAGGGATTCAATTTCCAAATAATTAATGATGTACTTTCAAAACACAGTATGTTTACCGATAATGAATTACAAAAACTAAATAAGCTTCAAGAAATTTTTAAAAGCAATATTTCACAACTAACAGAAAAAGAATATAAAAAGGAATTTGAAAGGTTAGCCATAGATTTGAGCTGGAAATCATCACAAATTGAAGGAAACACCTATTCTCTCTTAGAAACGGAGAAACTTTTAAAAGAAAAAGAAACTGCTGCAGGAAAAACAAAAGAAGAAGCAGTAATGCTTTTGAATCATAAAGATGCGCTTGATTTTATTATAGAAACTCCTGATTACCTTTATCCTTTAAGTGTTTCAATAATTGAAGATATCCATAGCCTCTTAGTTAAAGAACTTGATGTTGAAAGAAATTTGAGACATAGGCGTGTTGGTATTTCCGGAACCAATTACAGACCTCTCGACAATCAATTTCAGATTTCCGAGGCATTACAAGATTCATGTGACTTAATTAATGAGAAGGCAAACGTATTTGAAAAAGCATTATTGGCGTTAGTCCTCATATCATACATTCAGCCATTTATGGATGGAAATAAGAGGACAGCAAGAATTGTTAGTAATGCAATACTGATGAACGAAAAGTATTGCCCGCTTTCATTTCGAACAGTTGATTCGATTGATTATAAAAAAGCGATGCTACTATTTTATGAGCAAAATAACATCTCAAATTTCAAAGAGATTTTTATTAATCAATTTGAATTTGCTGTGAATACATATTTTTAA
- a CDS encoding ATP-binding protein: MRTLYQKFETLLQNTTTDFKRYLYENVSWESRMVGIIGARGVGKTTMILQHIKEKLDSKIALYVSADDMYFSENRLFDLADSFYKNAGKYLFIDEIHKYTDWSRELKNIYDSFPTLKVVFTGSSVLDILKGSADLSRRAIIYKLQGLSFREYLKLFHNYQTQVYSLNQIINNEVKLPNIEHPLPLFNDYLKRGYYPFGVEDEIDLRLGQIIVQTLESDIPQYANLNVGTSRKLKRLLSIIAESVPFKPNFSKISEMISVSRNSLDDYFSYMEKAGLIGQLRNETSGIRGLGKVDKVYLDNTNIIFNLVGDKSNVGNIRETFFFNQMRVKNEVISSNKADFVIDNYTFEVGGKNKQQNQIEKDGSSFVVKDDIEYGYLNVIPLWAFGLNY, encoded by the coding sequence ATGAGAACATTATATCAGAAATTTGAGACACTCTTACAAAATACAACAACCGATTTTAAACGTTATTTGTACGAGAATGTGTCATGGGAAAGTCGTATGGTTGGAATTATTGGTGCTCGTGGAGTTGGTAAAACAACAATGATTCTACAACATATCAAGGAAAAATTAGATAGTAAAATAGCTTTATATGTTTCAGCTGACGATATGTATTTTAGTGAAAACAGGCTTTTCGATTTAGCTGATAGTTTTTACAAAAATGCAGGAAAATATTTATTTATTGATGAAATACATAAATATACAGACTGGTCCCGCGAATTAAAAAACATTTACGATTCTTTTCCGACATTAAAAGTGGTCTTCACTGGTTCTTCGGTACTTGATATACTGAAAGGCTCGGCTGATTTAAGTCGAAGAGCAATAATTTATAAGTTACAGGGACTTTCATTTCGTGAATATTTGAAACTATTTCATAATTATCAAACACAAGTTTACTCTTTAAATCAAATAATAAATAACGAAGTAAAACTCCCAAATATTGAGCATCCACTACCATTGTTTAATGACTATCTAAAACGTGGATATTATCCTTTCGGAGTTGAAGATGAAATAGATTTACGTTTAGGGCAAATCATCGTACAAACATTGGAATCAGATATTCCACAATACGCAAATTTAAATGTAGGAACAAGTCGAAAACTTAAAAGATTGCTTTCCATTATTGCTGAAAGCGTACCTTTTAAACCCAATTTTTCCAAGATATCAGAAATGATTAGTGTAAGTCGGAATTCATTAGATGATTATTTTTCGTACATGGAAAAAGCCGGACTTATTGGGCAGCTACGCAATGAAACAAGTGGCATTCGCGGATTGGGAAAAGTTGATAAGGTTTACTTAGATAATACAAATATCATTTTCAACTTGGTTGGAGATAAATCAAATGTAGGAAACATAAGAGAGACTTTTTTCTTCAATCAAATGCGAGTAAAAAATGAAGTAATTTCTTCAAATAAAGCAGATTTTGTGATTGACAATTACACGTTTGAAGTTGGAGGTAAAAACAAGCAACAAAACCAAATAGAAAAAGACGGGAGCTCATTTGTGGTAAAAGATGATATTGAATATGGTTACCTCAATGTTATTCCACTTTGGGCTTTTGGATTGAATTATTAA
- a CDS encoding CPBP family intramembrane glutamic endopeptidase has translation MKKNNLFSTFLLIAGFLLSYFIDKIFYSINPNWATWFPENYFIRYLCILFLRLVPIAGVSFILLQKNVLKGLGLTANFSKAFFFAFLFTLPLFVGFAFFAKFDPEVKLSKIFTHCISPGFYEELLIRSFLIGLLFRYFKWGFIPASLLGALFFGSWHLYQGHDLMSSFFAFLVTAMGSVWFAWLYFEWRFNAWINISLHALMNFSWMLFSIDGGAAGNALSNIFRGITIALSIVVTVRMISLKRGFIINRKTLWINQAQT, from the coding sequence ATGAAAAAAAACAATCTTTTCTCTACATTTCTCCTCATCGCGGGATTTTTGCTCTCCTATTTTATCGATAAAATATTCTACTCCATCAACCCAAACTGGGCAACATGGTTTCCTGAAAACTATTTTATCAGGTATTTGTGTATACTCTTTTTGCGACTGGTTCCCATTGCAGGTGTTTCATTCATTTTGTTACAAAAGAATGTCTTAAAAGGACTCGGATTAACCGCTAATTTTTCAAAAGCCTTCTTTTTTGCCTTTCTGTTTACACTTCCGCTTTTTGTTGGATTTGCATTTTTTGCCAAATTCGATCCGGAAGTCAAACTTTCAAAAATTTTCACCCACTGCATTTCTCCGGGGTTTTATGAAGAATTGCTTATCAGAAGCTTTTTAATTGGCTTATTGTTCCGCTACTTCAAATGGGGATTTATTCCGGCATCTTTACTGGGCGCCCTGTTTTTCGGGTCGTGGCATTTGTATCAGGGGCACGATTTAATGAGTTCATTTTTTGCTTTTCTGGTTACAGCAATGGGATCGGTTTGGTTTGCCTGGCTTTATTTCGAATGGCGTTTTAATGCGTGGATTAACATCAGCTTACATGCTTTAATGAATTTCTCGTGGATGCTTTTTAGTATTGATGGCGGCGCAGCAGGAAATGCATTATCCAATATCTTTAGGGGAATCACCATCGCACTTTCAATTGTTGTTACAGTCAGAATGATTTCGCTGAAAAGAGGATTTATAATCAATAGAAAAACGTTATGGATTAACCAAGCGCAAACATAG
- the sfsA gene encoding DNA/RNA nuclease SfsA, with translation MKFDERLVHGTLIKRYKRFLTDVILDDGTEVVAHCTNSGTMKSCLETGAEVFLTPVKDPKRKTRFTWEMIKINGDWVGINTGHPNKLAFEAISEDKIPGLKGYTFVKREVKFGDSRFDIYAENEQGKCFVEVKNVTLKEGKYALFPDAVTTRGQKHLRTLIEVKKGGMRAVMLYIVQRMDVEIFAPAADIDPNYAKALKEAVDSGVEVIVMQAKVNPQEIILVKQLPAHI, from the coding sequence ATGAAGTTTGATGAAAGGCTGGTTCACGGAACGCTGATAAAAAGATACAAACGATTCCTCACCGACGTAATATTGGATGACGGAACCGAAGTGGTGGCACATTGCACGAACTCCGGAACCATGAAAAGTTGTCTGGAAACTGGTGCTGAAGTATTTCTGACTCCGGTAAAAGATCCAAAAAGAAAGACCCGATTCACCTGGGAGATGATAAAAATAAACGGCGATTGGGTGGGTATAAATACAGGACATCCGAATAAGCTGGCATTTGAAGCAATTTCTGAAGATAAAATTCCAGGCCTGAAAGGATACACTTTTGTGAAACGCGAAGTAAAATTTGGCGACTCACGTTTTGATATTTATGCTGAAAACGAGCAGGGAAAATGTTTTGTCGAAGTTAAAAATGTGACATTAAAAGAGGGAAAATATGCTTTATTCCCTGACGCAGTTACAACGCGGGGTCAAAAACACCTGAGAACCCTGATTGAGGTAAAAAAGGGAGGAATGCGGGCAGTGATGCTTTACATTGTTCAGCGAATGGATGTGGAAATTTTTGCTCCGGCTGCTGATATCGATCCCAATTACGCAAAAGCGTTAAAAGAGGCGGTAGATTCGGGTGTTGAAGTGATTGTGATGCAGGCGAAAGTAAATCCGCAGGAAATTATTCTGGTCAAACAACTTCCTGCCCACATATAA
- a CDS encoding transposase, producing MEKAPAKSTASDGLRNRDNRFFEDLYFALVDKYQSFLSDSRTYGLTFKELLLIDSTTIRLFSDILKGVGRNPKGDGKKKGGLKVHMPIDAVQSVGRFVKITAAKVHDKNFLKSLELISHSMIVFDKAYNYYSFT from the coding sequence TTGGAAAAAGCACCAGCCAAAAGTACAGCCAGCGATGGCTTAAGAAACCGGGACAACCGTTTTTTCGAGGACTTGTATTTTGCATTGGTTGATAAGTATCAATCATTTTTGTCGGACAGCCGGACTTATGGGCTAACATTTAAAGAGTTACTTTTAATTGACTCAACAACAATCCGCTTATTTAGCGACATCTTAAAAGGTGTTGGCCGTAATCCAAAGGGTGACGGGAAAAAGAAGGGCGGATTAAAAGTCCATATGCCTATTGACGCCGTACAGTCGGTTGGCCGGTTTGTAAAAATCACAGCCGCAAAAGTCCATGACAAAAACTTCCTGAAAAGCCTTGAACTAATATCGCATAGTATGATAGTGTTCGACAAAGCTTACAATTATTATTCTTTCACGTAA
- a CDS encoding RNA polymerase sigma factor: protein MTDDNRKTQFVSDFEKNIGIILKISRAYTNTTHDREDLINDIALELWKAYPKFNGDSKISTWFYRIALNVSLNYKRKKKPDIMLYHEVNQINVSDWLNKEEDNEQIDLLYECIDNLNEFNKAIIILYLDGNSHEEISMITGISKTNVGTRISRIKEQLKEIVNQKN, encoded by the coding sequence ATGACTGACGATAATAGAAAAACACAATTTGTTTCTGATTTTGAAAAAAATATCGGAATCATTTTAAAAATATCAAGGGCATATACAAATACTACTCACGACAGAGAAGATTTGATTAATGATATTGCACTGGAATTATGGAAAGCCTATCCCAAATTTAATGGAGACTCAAAAATATCGACCTGGTTTTATCGCATTGCGTTGAATGTTTCACTGAATTATAAAAGGAAAAAGAAACCGGACATAATGTTGTATCACGAAGTAAATCAAATCAATGTTTCAGATTGGCTAAACAAAGAAGAAGACAATGAACAGATTGATTTATTGTATGAATGCATTGACAATTTGAATGAATTTAACAAGGCGATAATTATACTTTATCTTGACGGCAACTCACACGAGGAGATTTCGATGATTACGGGAATTTCGAAAACAAATGTTGGGACTCGGATTAGCCGTATAAAAGAACAATTAAAAGAAATTGTAAATCAAAAAAACTAA
- the nfo gene encoding deoxyribonuclease IV produces MTANFIPNHFTLLIFNGLWKKKVGAHVSASGGVENAPENAFEIGATAFALFTKNQRQWRAKPLTEESILAFRKKCKKYNFEPHLILPHDSYLINLGHPEKAALQKSRDAFFDEMQRCEQLGLDRLNFHPGSHLRKISEEQCLKIIAESINITLEKTKGVTAVIENTAGQGSNVGYSFYHLKKIIDLVDDKSRVGVCIDTCHAFSAGYEIDTADGCEKVFDEFSEIVGFEYLKGMHLNDSKKERGSKVDRHESLGKGTIGSKVFEYIMNDDRFNGIPLILETPNDQIWADEIQLLKNMQK; encoded by the coding sequence ATTACTGCAAATTTTATTCCGAATCATTTTACGTTATTAATCTTTAACGGTTTATGGAAAAAAAAAGTTGGGGCCCATGTAAGTGCTTCCGGCGGCGTAGAGAACGCTCCTGAAAATGCTTTTGAAATAGGTGCAACTGCTTTCGCCTTGTTTACAAAGAATCAACGACAGTGGCGGGCAAAACCTTTAACAGAAGAAAGTATTCTGGCTTTCAGGAAGAAATGCAAAAAATATAATTTTGAACCTCACCTGATTTTACCCCATGACAGTTATTTAATCAATTTGGGGCATCCGGAAAAAGCAGCTTTACAAAAATCACGCGATGCTTTTTTTGATGAAATGCAACGCTGTGAACAATTGGGACTCGACCGTTTGAATTTTCACCCAGGGAGTCATTTGAGAAAAATATCAGAAGAACAGTGCCTGAAAATTATTGCTGAATCAATAAATATAACGCTTGAAAAAACAAAAGGCGTGACGGCGGTTATTGAAAACACCGCAGGGCAGGGAAGTAATGTTGGCTATTCATTTTATCATTTGAAAAAAATAATCGATTTGGTAGATGATAAAAGCCGGGTAGGTGTTTGTATTGATACCTGCCACGCATTTTCGGCGGGTTATGAAATTGATACCGCAGATGGATGCGAAAAAGTATTTGATGAATTTTCAGAAATAGTTGGTTTTGAATATTTAAAAGGAATGCACCTGAATGATTCTAAAAAAGAAAGAGGCTCTAAAGTTGATCGCCACGAAAGTTTAGGCAAAGGAACCATTGGATCAAAAGTTTTTGAATATATCATGAACGATGACCGTTTTAACGGAATTCCATTAATTTTGGAGACTCCGAACGACCAGATTTGGGCTGATGAGATTCAGCTTTTAAAAAACATGCAAAAATGA
- a CDS encoding LytTR family DNA-binding domain-containing protein codes for MAIKELLTKKIPLTPLKKQLKAGVITGLFVFLILWIFQPFGTYEYIIAFKALFLFGYGLISAFSYILFFSAGFFFFKKWFSEDKWNISKEIITFIAVFCFLGFLSLLYHHQFTGNRKISFSEYIYFMKFVFLVGIFPFAVLYYQKWLTLKLALSKDDRTPTKENIEYITFYSNNKKESPVTLPEQAVLFLKAEGNYVEIVCTSNRHQQKYLIRNTLNQISEDLPDNFSKVHRSYVVNKQRAKNLLVEGSSYRLQFDLDDIKIPVSRAAVKEIKTWLQL; via the coding sequence ATGGCGATAAAGGAACTTCTTACAAAAAAAATTCCGCTAACTCCGTTAAAAAAACAGCTGAAAGCCGGAGTTATCACAGGGCTTTTTGTTTTTCTGATTTTATGGATTTTTCAGCCTTTCGGAACCTATGAATACATCATTGCATTTAAAGCATTATTTCTTTTTGGGTATGGCCTAATTAGTGCGTTTTCATACATTTTGTTTTTTTCGGCTGGCTTCTTTTTTTTCAAAAAATGGTTTTCAGAAGACAAATGGAATATTTCCAAAGAAATTATAACATTTATTGCTGTTTTTTGCTTTTTAGGATTCCTCTCACTCCTTTATCATCACCAGTTTACAGGAAACCGCAAAATTAGCTTTTCAGAATACATTTACTTTATGAAATTTGTTTTTCTGGTCGGCATTTTTCCTTTTGCTGTTTTGTACTACCAAAAATGGCTGACGCTAAAACTTGCATTATCAAAAGACGACCGGACTCCGACAAAGGAGAATATAGAATACATTACGTTTTACAGCAACAACAAAAAGGAAAGTCCGGTTACCTTGCCCGAACAAGCTGTCCTTTTTTTAAAAGCGGAAGGAAATTATGTTGAAATTGTATGCACTTCAAACAGGCATCAACAAAAATATCTTATTCGAAATACCTTGAATCAAATAAGCGAAGATCTGCCTGATAATTTTTCAAAAGTTCATCGTTCTTACGTTGTCAACAAACAGCGGGCAAAAAATCTCCTTGTTGAAGGCTCAAGCTACAGACTTCAATTCGATTTGGATGACATCAAAATTCCGGTATCACGCGCGGCAGTGAAAGAAATAAAAACATGGCTGCAATTATGA
- the dat gene encoding D-amino-acid transaminase has product MSETVFLNGEFISKDKAKISPNDRGFIFADGVYEVIKYYNGKPFRYADHLKRLERSLSEILIDYTKLEELEKIFQELLISNNLEDKHAGIYLQVTRGVNKRVHFFPADIIPTAYAFAFELPSFTQNLENGIKVITQEDIRWLRCDIKSVSLLPNSMLFNQAVNKGAGESILIRDGKVTEATHSSVLGVKNGKVITHPLSNLVLPGITRKVVLEICTKNNIPVQETAIMESELFELDEIIIAGTGSEITPVIQVNDVVIGNKKPGETTRFIQKKFFELV; this is encoded by the coding sequence ATGAGTGAAACAGTTTTTTTAAACGGTGAGTTTATTTCAAAAGATAAAGCTAAAATTTCTCCAAACGACAGAGGTTTTATATTTGCCGACGGTGTTTACGAGGTAATAAAATACTACAACGGAAAACCGTTTCGTTATGCTGATCATCTAAAACGTCTGGAAAGAAGTCTTTCTGAGATTTTAATCGACTACACAAAACTGGAGGAGTTGGAAAAAATCTTTCAAGAGCTATTGATATCAAATAATCTGGAAGACAAACATGCAGGCATTTATTTACAAGTTACGCGCGGTGTCAACAAACGTGTTCATTTTTTTCCAGCCGATATTATTCCAACAGCGTATGCTTTTGCTTTTGAATTGCCATCATTTACCCAAAACCTTGAAAATGGAATCAAAGTAATCACCCAGGAAGATATTCGTTGGTTGCGTTGCGATATAAAATCGGTTTCACTTCTTCCCAATAGCATGCTTTTTAACCAGGCTGTAAACAAAGGGGCAGGAGAGAGCATATTAATCCGCGACGGAAAAGTAACAGAAGCTACTCATTCCAGTGTTCTGGGGGTAAAAAATGGAAAAGTGATTACACATCCCCTTTCAAACCTGGTTCTGCCCGGAATAACGCGAAAGGTAGTTTTGGAGATATGCACTAAAAACAATATCCCGGTGCAAGAAACGGCGATTATGGAAAGTGAGCTTTTTGAACTGGATGAAATAATTATTGCCGGAACAGGAAGTGAAATTACCCCTGTAATACAGGTAAACGATGTTGTTATTGGCAATAAAAAACCGGGCGAGACTACCCGGTTTATTCAGAAAAAGTTTTTTGAGCTGGTGTAG
- a CDS encoding DUF4372 domain-containing protein — protein MFKQVVNLIEKVNISSIVRSYDSDRYYKAFKSRTHLITMLFGILSRCDSMTETCEG, from the coding sequence ATTTTCAAACAGGTTGTCAATTTGATAGAGAAAGTCAACATATCATCCATAGTAAGGTCGTACGACAGCGACAGGTATTACAAAGCATTTAAGAGCAGGACGCACTTAATTACCATGTTGTTTGGGATTTTAAGCCGATGCGATTCGATGACCGAAACATGTGAAGGGTGA
- a CDS encoding DUF4251 domain-containing protein, translated as MKKLFVILVLLIPFALVNAQENKSRKERKAEKELQKKEKIKNLIDSQSFVFSASHALPMGGSSIALNHYFNAKIEGDSVYSYLPYYGVAYSAQYGQNKSPFNFDKPMEDYSVEKEKDGYLIKFDTKNGNDYINYTIRVSESGYASLNITSTNRQSISFTGIIEPVENDI; from the coding sequence ATGAAAAAATTATTCGTCATACTTGTGTTATTGATACCATTTGCATTGGTGAATGCTCAGGAAAATAAAAGCAGGAAGGAAAGAAAAGCAGAAAAAGAATTGCAAAAAAAAGAAAAAATTAAAAACTTAATCGACAGTCAGTCTTTTGTTTTTAGCGCATCACACGCCTTACCAATGGGGGGAAGTTCAATAGCTCTTAATCACTATTTTAATGCAAAAATTGAAGGAGACTCGGTTTATTCCTATCTTCCCTACTACGGAGTTGCGTATTCAGCACAATACGGACAAAACAAATCGCCTTTTAATTTTGACAAGCCTATGGAAGATTATTCCGTTGAAAAAGAGAAGGACGGTTACCTGATTAAATTTGACACAAAAAATGGAAACGACTATATAAACTATACAATTCGCGTTTCAGAAAGCGGATATGCATCGCTAAATATAACAAGTACAAACCGGCAATCCATTTCTTTTACAGGAATAATTGAACCTGTGGAGAATGATATTTGA